Proteins found in one Kluyveromyces marxianus DMKU3-1042 DNA, complete genome, chromosome 2 genomic segment:
- the FIG4 gene encoding phosphatidylinositol-3,5-bisphosphate 5-phosphatase: MNILDSGPLEPLSKQKTSKQRKTMKFTLGKYTIYETNKSMYIVASNKRETMFRILEIDLSNEDQSLNIAEDNVFFMRNEVMEVLRKIEDADNDALTKKLTGYGLLGVIRFTACYYLVVITKMSQVAVLGGHSIYHIDDTELVPITKSTKKPDATELRFIQSFQNLNLSKTFYFSYTFDITNTLQTNLLRQKLMSVGRTDLEVPPGIPDYNEMFMWNSYLLDPIFSCIDTVYDWFQPIIHGFIDQVNVSLFGKSIYITLIGRRSHYFAGARFLKRGVNNKGYVANEVETEQIVADMSLTSFHSPGRGFFDSDKYTSFVQHRGSIPLFWSQEVSNLTAKPPISINIKDPFYSAAAKHFDKLFQRYGGGPIQILNLIKTKEKNPRETKLGEEFERCIKYLNIFLPEAKKIEYTAWDMSRASKSHGQMVIEFLEKYAKETVESTGIFHNGKNFESTSIQEGVCRTNCIDCLDRTNAAQFVIGKRALGEQLHALGIIEDTFLEYDSDIVNILTELFHDHGDTIALQYGGSHLVNTMETYRKVNQWSSHSRDMIESIKRFYSNSFVDAQRQEAINLFLGHYIWAKDQPMLWDLSTDFYLHNLYEIGAPRRSYTHWWLNSHIKGLHKTIQEEIIDKNNDVTYDKIIKNVRGYPNSYDNYWNEHYTPRMFVSFRDLFTFNMNSTRRYHNGKDPISPFDSRKQTSINQKLRLLTTKKQKRFTSDSKESKKIVLSTSKDELDLYSVQLKLSMDQNNNLLDQLNNFPIRFPIFSNDQLLSYNEFAIVEDNSPIIEQAEGEFHFSENDVPTVRADIGKVFVEPSEESFYDKVLQFDNYQPLDDYSEYSDYQSLTVSNSSISEYEEAINKAHRYENPTFI; the protein is encoded by the coding sequence ATGAACATTCTTGATTCAGGCCCTTTGGAGCCACTATCCAAGcagaaaacatcaaaacAACGAAAAACCATGAAGTTTACTTTAGGGAAGTACACCATTTATGAAACCAACAAATCAATGTACATTGTTGCCAGTAACAAGAGAGAAACAATGTTTAGAATTCTTGAAATTGATTTGAGCAATGAAGATCAATCACTCAATATCGCAGAGGATAATGTGTTTTTTATGAGAAACGAAGTTATGGAAGTTCTACGAAAGATCGAAGATGCAGATAATGATGCTTTAACCAAAAAACTTACTGGGTACGGATTACTGGGTGTGATAAGATTCACAGCATGTTATTATTTGGTTGTTATAACTAAAATGAGCCAAGTGGCCGTTCTTGGCGGTCATTCAATATATCATATTGACGATACAGAGTTGGTTCCCATTACAAAATCAACGAAAAAACCTGACGCCACAGAACTGCGATTCATTCAATCCTTCCAAAACCTTAATCTGTCAAAGACTTTCTACTTCAGTTATACATTCGATATCACAAATACTTTACAAACCAACTTGCTGCGACAGAAATTAATGTCTGTTGGGAGAACTGATTTGGAAGTACCACCAGGTATCCCAGATTACAATGAGATGTTCATGTGGAATTCTTACTTGTTAGATCCAATATTCTCATGTATCGATACAGTCTATGATTGGTTTCAACCGATCATTCATGGGTTCATTGATCAAGTAAATGTCTCGCTATTTGGTAAGAGCATTTATATTACATtaattggaagaagatccCATTATTTTGCAGGTGCAAGATTCTTAAAAAGGGGTGTAAACAACAAAGGGTATGTTGCAAATGAAGTAGAAACTGAACAAATTGTTGCAGATATGTCTTTAACTTCATTCCACTCCCCGGGACGAGGTTTCTTTGATAGCGATAAGTATACATCATTCGTGCAACACAGAGGGTCTATCCCGTTGTTTTGGTCACAGGAAGTTTCTAATCTAACAGCGAAACCACCAATAAGCATTAATATCAAAGATCCATTTTATAGTGCAGCTGCAAAACATTTTGATAAACTATTTCAGCGTTATGGTGGTGGTCCTATTCAAATACTTAACCTtatcaaaacaaaagagaaaaatccaagagaaacaaaactAGGGGAAGAATTTGAAAGATGTATCAAATACTTGAATATATTTTTACCCGAGGCTAAAAAAATAGAGTACACTGCATGGGATATGAGTAGGGCATCAAAATCTCATGGACAAATGGTTATAGAATTCCTAGAAAAATATGCTAAAGAAACAGTAGAATCTACTGGTATATTTCATAATGGGAAAAATTTCGAATCTACCTCAATTCAAGAAGGTGTTTGCAGGACAAACTGTATTGATTGCTTAGATAGAACAAATGCTGCTCAATTTGTCATAGGTAAAAGGGCTCTTGGTGAACAATTACATGCGTTAGGAATAATAGAAGATACCTTTTTAGAATATGATTCTGATATTGTGAATATTTTGACAGAGCTATTCCATGATCACGGTGATACGATAGCTTTACAATATGGAGGATCTCACTTAGTTAACACCATGGAAACTTATAGAAAAGTGAATCAATGGAGTTCTCATTCTAGAGATATGATCGAAAGCATCAAAAGGTTCTATAGTAATTCTTTCGTTGATGCTCAGCGACAAGAAGCAATTAACCTCTTTTTGGGTCATTATATATGGGCCAAAGATCAACCAATGCTTTGGGACTTATCAACTGATTTCTACTTGCATAATCTGTATGAAATTGGGGCACCCAGAAGAAGCTATACGCATTGGTGGTTAAACTCTCATATTAAAGGTTTACACAAAACTATCCAAGAAGAGATAATAGACAAGAACAATGATGTAACCTACGATAagataataaaaaatgTCAGAGGGTACCCAAATTCATATGATAACTATTGGAATGAACATTATACACCTAGaatgtttgtttcttttagGGACCTTTTCACATTCAATATGAACTCTACAAGAAGATACCATAATGGAAAGGATCCTATATCACCATTTGATTCTAGGAAACAGACCTCCATCAACCAGAAGTTAAGGTTGTTAACTACCAAAAAGCAAAAAAGATTCACCTCTGATTCAAAGGAATCTAAGAAAATTGTTCTGTCAACTTCAAAGGATGAATTGGACCTATATTCAGTGCAACTTAAATTGAGTATGGATCAAAATAACAACCTTTTGGATCAATTGAATAATTTCCCTATAAGGTTTCCAATTTTCTCTAATGATCAACTTTTATCTTACAACGAATTTGCCATAGTGGAAGATAACTCTCCAATTATTGAACAAGCCGAAGGTGAGTTTCATTTCTCTGAGAATGATGTGCCAACTGTGAGAGCTGACATTGGAAAGGTATTCGTGGAACCATCTGAGGAATCATTCTATGACAAAGTGTTACAATTTGATAATTACCAACCTTTAGATGATTACAGTGAATATTCAGACTACCAGTCTTTGACTGTGTCAAATTCTAGTATTTCTGAGTACGAAGAAGCTATTAATAAAGCTCATAGATATGAGAATCCGACATTCATTTAA
- the LEM3 gene encoding Lem3p has protein sequence MTALKSIGETVTGVFHRRKTGKGQKDEVPEIEDDIDASEFEDDDDKVVKKPKSRRPKETRFTQQRIAAYNPVLTPKRVLPIYLFLGVIFLVFGGVMLNDARRVDQLFVYYQDCDKNAPTSRFSDVPDDHYKYVFHKKYDKGNLPVPQWRYVADSNPDPTEQQTGTCQLRFSTPYALPGPTYIYYYIEKFYGNHRRYVLSFSEDQIVGTKASLSQVKDTVGINCKPLVRDDAGKIIYPCGLIANAMFNDTFPNQMQRINPSTGAQTSTIPLTNKNINWSSDKTRFKKTKYAPTDVVPPPYWHKQFPNGYNETNMPNIHEWEEFQNWMRTPAFDKFARLIRRTDQGLQQGTYQIDVDLHWPVTQYHGKKAVYVTHGSNLGSRNPAPAIIYLVGGGICMLLALITLVSHLAWGRAMADTRLLSWNKIQESTETESPAEPEAE, from the coding sequence ATGACCGCATTGAAGAGCATAGGGGAAACTGTCACCGGAGTGTTCCATAGAAGGAAGACTGGGAAGGGACAGAAGGACGAAGTGCCGGAGATTGAGGACGATATCGATGCTTCTGAGTttgaggatgatgatgataaagTTGTGAAGAAACCAAAGTCGAGAAGACCAAAGGAAACGCGATTTACACAGCAGAGGATTGCAGCGTACAACCCTGTTCTCACACCCAAGAGAGTGCTACCTATCTATTTGTTTCTTGGGGTTATATTTCTAGTGTTTGGGGGAGTGATGCTTAACGATGCGAGACGCGTGGACCAGCTATTCGTGTACTATCAGGACTGTGACAAGAATGCGCCAACGTCGCGGTTTTCCGATGTCCCCGACGACCATTACAAGTACGTGTTCCACAAGAAGTACGACAAGGGTAATCTTCCGGTGCCCCAGTGGAGGTACGTGGCAGATTCGAACCCTGATCCTACTGAGCAGCAGACCGGGACGTGCCAATTGAGATTCTCGACGCCATATGCGTTGCCGGGCCCAACTTACATATACTACTACATCGAGAAGTTCTACGGGAACCACAGACGGTACGTGCTTTCGTTCAGCGAGGACCAGATCGTGGGGACCAAGGCCTCGCTAAGCCAGGTGAAAGACACGGTTGGTATCAACTGTAAGCCGCTTGTCAGAGACGATGCCGGGAAGATCATCTACCCATGCGGTCTAATAGCTAACGCCATGTTCAACGACACGTTCCCAAACCAAATGCAAAGAATCAACCCATCCACCGGTGCACAAACGTCGACGATCCCACtaacaaacaagaacatcaaCTGGTCGTCCGACAAGACCCGTTTTAAGAAGACCAAGTACGCCCCAACAGACGTTGTGCCACCCCCATACTGGCACAAGCAGTTCCCCAACGGCTACAACGAAACAAACATGCCCAACATCCATGAGTGGGAAGAGTTCCAGAACTGGATGCGCACCCCAGCCTTCGACAAGTTCGCTAGGCTAATAAGAAGAACCGACCAAGGTCTCCAGCAGGGCACATACCAGATCGACGTCGACCTCCACTGGCCAGTAACGCAGTACCACGGAAAGAAGGCCGTCTACGTCACTCACGGATCCAACTTGGGCAGCCGTAACCCGGCTCCCGCTATCATATACCTAGTCGGCGGAGGCATATGCATGCTCCTGGCGCTGATCACTTTGGTCTCCCACTTGGCCTGGGGCCGTGCAATGGCAGACACAAGGCTCCTTTCTTGGAACAAAATCCAGGAAAGCACTGAAACCGAATCTCCTGCCGAACCGGAAGCCGAATGA
- the MDJ2 gene encoding Mdj2p yields the protein MVLPVIVGVGITAVAVVARSGIRAWERYRLLTPLMIAQLNKVHIPYKDLDQFGAKYRSHLPSQMLTKMDRYPGGFYDKMSETEALLILGISAQEIEELDEQLLKQKHRRAMIMNHPDKGGSPYLASKINEARDLLASSIIIQRPRNNR from the coding sequence ATGGTGCTACCCGTTATTGTTGGGGTTGGCATAACTGCTGTTGCAGTAGTTGCTAGATCCGGAATACGTGCGTGGGAAAGGTATCGACTACTAACACCATTGATGATCGCACAACTTAATAAAGTACACATACCATACAAGGATCTAGATCAATTCGGGGCGAAGTATCGATCGCATTTGCCTTCCCAAATGTTGACGAAGATGGACAGGTACCCTGGTGGGTTTTACGATAAAATGTCAGAGACAGAAGCACTTCTGATATTAGGCATCTCAGCACAGGAGATCGAGGAGCTTGATGAACAGCTtttgaaacagaaacatAGAAGAGCAATGATCATGAATCATCCGGATAAAGGGGGCAGCCCGTACCTTGCTTCAAAGATTAACGAGGCAAGAGATCTTTTGGCAAGTAGCATCATAATACAGCGACCCCGAAACAATAGGTGA
- the RRP40 gene encoding exosome non-catalytic core subunit RRP40, with protein MSQLLLPGDLIKGNETSDEEISAGPGVYCDPVTQELVATHAGIEVVTETKKGHAVYVNYNSRRYIPAVGDLVVGVITGSFGDSYRVSLSNFSNPVSLSFMAFPNASKKNRPTLKVGDLCYARVCSAYKELEAEIECMDSTKGQDAGFGLLDGGMIVETTLAYARELLFNESYPLLNILGKLVEFEVAIGVNGIVWIKTDEVKTTLACYRAILACQDIPPNQFDKTIKQIFNDTLKSSD; from the coding sequence ATGTCGCAACTACTACTACCGGGTGATCTTATCAAAGGTAATGAAACTtccgatgaagaaatttcAGCTGGACCAGGCGTGTACTGCGATCCTGTTACACAAGAACTAGTAGCTACACATGCCGGAATAGAAGTTGTTActgaaaccaaaaaaggACATGCAGTTTACGTGAACTATAACTCTAGAAGATATATTCCAGCAGTGGGTGACCTCGTTGTTGGTGTAATAACAGGTTCTTTTGGTGATAGTTACAGAGTATCACTatcaaacttttcaaatCCAGTATCGCTTTCTTTCATGGCATTCCCTAATGCATCTAAAAAGAACAGACCAACTTTGAAAGTAGGTGATTTATGCTATGCCAGGGTCTGTAGTGCTTATAAAGAGCTTGAAGCCGAAATAGAATGCATGGACTCTACAAAAGGTCAAGATGCCGGGTTTGGTTTATTAGATGGAGGAATGATAGTAGAAACAACATTAGCATATGCCAGAGAACTACTATTCAATGAATCTTATCCACTTCTAAACATTTTAGGAAAATTAGTGGAGTTTGAAGTTGCTATCGGAGTCAATGGTATAGTTTGGATTAAAACGGATGAAGTCAAAACTACTTTAGCATGTTACAGGGCTATCTTGGCATGTCAGGATATTCCACCTAATCAATTTGACAAAACAATTAAACAGATATTTAACGATACACTAAAATCATCAGATTAA
- the PFA3 gene encoding palmitoyltransferase PFA3 gives MIFNKIGYYFPKLLTHTLILYTAVICFLKVDIIPRGLNGFLLTILVFIQLFTYWRVINLGAGCPSEFPLLSINRVEDVMNGVEQPPDIIKNNCICVKRDGSYRFCRQCKLWKPDRSHHCSKCNKCYLKMDHHCPWFATCVGFRNQKLFVQFLCYVTIYSAYVLLLTSLEMYFWFSDAKYETELLNMHLLITWLLALLSSISTFAFSCYTIWLVTKNETTIEQYEWNSIRNDLQIYSDSLNCQTSAVNNVFDLGSRKSNFNSVMGNSWKEWLLPIQKYVVDSTDCYTDKGLFFPVKSDIYDEYRESANLQQRLLSRLSPRSSMENI, from the coding sequence ATGATTTTCAATAAAATTGGGTATTATTTCCCAAAGTTATTAACGCATACATTAATACTTTACACCGCTGTTATATGTTTCCTAAAAGTTGACATTATACCTAGAGGATTAAATGGCTTCTTATTGACTATATTGGTTTTTATTCAACTTTTCACCTACTGGAGAGTGATTAATTTAGGTGCTGGATGCCCAAGTGaatttcctcttctttccataaACAGAGTGGAAGATGTTATGAATGGAGTTGAACAACCTCCggatataataaaaaacaacTGCATATGTGTGAAAAGAGACGGGTCATATAGATTCTGCCGTCAGTGTAAATTATGGAAACCAGATAGAAGTCATcattgttcaaaatgtaATAAATGCTACTTAAAGATGGATCACCATTGCCCGTGGTTTGCAACATGTGTTGGCTTTAGAAATCAGAAATTATTTGTACAATTTTTGTGTTACGTGACAATATACTCAGCGTATGTGTTACTTTTAACCTCCTTGGAAATGTACTTTTGGTTTTCCGATGCAAAATATGAGACAGAGCTTTTGAACATGCATTTACTGATCACTTGGTTACTAGCATTGTTATCGTCTATATCAACGTTTGCATTCTCCTGTTACACTATTTGGTTAGTTACAAAAAACGAAACTACTATAGAGCAATACGAGTGGAATAGTATACGAAACGACCTTCAAATATACAGTGATAGCTTAAATTGTCAAACTAGCGCTGTCAACAATGTATTTGATCTTGGATCTAGAAAATCTAATTTCAATAGTGTTATGGGTAATAGTTGGAAAGAATGGTTGCTTccaattcaaaaatatgTTGTTGACTCAACTGATTGCTACACGGATAAAGGATTATTTTTCCCTGTTAAAAGTGATATATATGACGAGTATCGCGAGAGCGcaaatcttcaacaacgaTTATTATCAAGGCTAAGCCCAAGATCGTCAAtggaaaatatataa
- the SNG1 gene encoding SNG1 family protein, with product MTLEGLSDMSSDDVRAVNETQHERFLEGVGQNTMSDGPYMDVNTPKEGAAVEKVFDGENSEDNDLGTSNDLGTSNDQAESVKEYNCDNAAFNNTDDTAVDGGGAPPDGGSESSVPLERIRTRLFSSRLHSQRQIYQRKFIFNLLMLGALSIAMFSLYWGALYNHQSHFHQVKFIAFLGDDGELTQGIEPILRNAVPHFEIYNDTTIKQKYGQDVNVTEKIHHLVHTLHYWGSLIVYPNATNAFVDSLTNPESPSFNSTNYFEFFYESARDLANYRTTILPLLTQQETTYKETYFYKTYLPKIISNLTNISGSKLAAASDMQWREIDNRAFTDSTLMGPMQVGLIYCVLLTFFQLSLFGPVHGMITPLLKPVHIIIYRLVSSWATYFFLSLFFCTVSAIFKVDFTLAYGRAGFIVYWMTTWLLMGAVGGANENVLSLLLAFYPQFLGFWLITWIILNISPSFVSMVLCNRLYRYGYMTPIYNGLECYRVIFMNTYKGNLGRNYGVLVAWCVLNTLLFPLVMKVVGKKFKNDAKKKAAGSK from the coding sequence atgaCTCTAGAGGGATTGTCAGATATGTCAAGTGATGATGTGCGAGCGGTTAACGAGACCCAGCATGAGCGGTTTCTTGAAGGTGTTGGCCAAAACACCATGAGCGACGGTCCATATATGGATGTCAACACTCCAAAGGAAGGTGCCGCAGTGGAAAAGGTTTTCGACGGGGAAAATTCGGAGGATAATGACTTAGGCACCAGCAATGATCTAGGCACCAGCAACGACCAGGCAGAGTCAGTGAAGGAATACAATTGTGATAATGCAGCGTTCAATAATACAGATGACACGGCAGTCGATGGCGGTGGGGCACCGCCGGATGGTGGTAGTGAATCGTCGGTTCCTTTGGAGAGAATACGGACAAGGTTGTTCTCTTCCAGGTTGCATTCTCAACGGCAAATATACCAAAGAAAATTCATTTTTAACCTACTGATGCTAGGTGCCCTCTCCATCGCCATGTTTTCGTTATACTGGGGTGCTCTCTATAACCACCAATCGCATTTCCACCAGGTGAAGTTCATTGCATTTTTGGGAGATGATGGAGAACTAACACAGGGTATCGAGCCTATCTTGCGGAATGCGGTTCCACACTTTGAAATCTACAACGACACCACTATCAAACAGAAATACGGCCAGGATGTTAATGTCACGGAAAAGATCCATCACTTGGTACATACCTTGCATTATTGGGGCTCCCTTATAGTGTATCCAAACGCAACAAACGCATTTGTAGATTCGCTAACCAACCCAGAGTCCCCTTCTTTTAATTCCACTAATTACTTCGAGTTTTTCTACGAATCCGCGAGAGACCTGGCAAACTACAGAACTACTATCCTACCATTGCTAACGCAGCAAGAAACGACATATAAAGAAACTTACTTTTACAAGACTTATTTGCCTAAAATTATATCAAATCTCACTAATATATCGGGCTCTAAGTTAGCAGCAGCAAGCGATATGCAATGGCGTGAAATTGACAACAGAGCGTTCACAGACTCTACATTGATGGGACCAATGCAGGTGGGTCTAATTTACTGTGTCTTGTTGACATTTTTCCAGTTGTCCTTATTTGGACCAGTCCACGGCATGATCACACCTTTGTTGAAACCGGTTCACATTATAATCTACAGATTGGTAAGCTCTTGGGCAAcatacttctttttgtccTTGTTTTTCTGCACTGTCTCGGCCATTTTCAAAGTGGATTTCACATTGGCTTATGGAAGAGCTGGGTTCATCGTTTATTGGATGACAACATGGCTCTTGATGGGTGCTGTCGGTGGAGCTAACGAAAATGTTCTCTCTTTATTGTTGGCTTTTTATCCACAATTTTTAGGGTTCTGGTTAATCACTTGGATTATCTTGAATATTTCACCTTCATTCGTTTCCATGGTTTTGTGTAACAGACTTTACCGTTACGGTTACATGACGCCAATTTACAATGGTCTCGAATGTTACCGTGTTATTTTCATGAACACATACAAAGGTAACTTGGGCAGAAATTACGGTGTCTTGGTTGCTTGGTGTGTTCTTAACACTTTACTATTCCCACTAGTCATGAAAGTAGTCggaaagaagttcaagaacgatgcaaagaaaaaagctGCTGGATCTAAATAA
- the EGT2 gene encoding Egt2p: MVALRLLISGALLSVASAAYNNDTTASDISSSLNSNNSALNPLPAASNSSSTVLITSEPSSIPSLTANNSLTATGYLNSTATSTSTTTPTAAFENIKVYDTLSDSQTSTDPNHWFVIIAELSVSQGFSGDLYLTVPEQFGNFPEGTFDVLADKTPIGTVSYNDSKIFTVSFDNVDADYDGSFNFLAQLEDKPSSPTTVAYTFDVSSGPSFVSSVTYAPKSTTLSTVSTGVDSTGRPYFALDIPYTEYPGDLEFLSYAEDNYLFDDHYFQIVLETDSFNNPIRVSNITAGTDNSDDSTISYSFNSNVSGGQAFRIIYYLSVDNSTTAVKNSAQLRYPTLSFYKRDISIIFDTIDYLKPVANIDISSGNTISVLTNSQSSSINSTNTTTSSVAPVTSSITSLYPNVTSTAAPYNNGSLTFTVITRTDDGVVSELTELVPVSTQATTNSSSTAFDITATDDLTAATEALTSAPPSSTIQTSVRTGLKTRTLSGEETEIGSLVPVGTLDISQEDIAKKTEAYESTATSPEEVSTFLGLLGASTSTGKPRSIATQYSGYANRIQQQGLGSLAVALLALLL, translated from the coding sequence ATGGTTGCTTTAAGACTTTTAATATCAGGCGCACTTTTAAGTGTCGCCTCGGCAGCATATAACAATGATACCACTGCCTCGGacatttcatcatcattgaaCAGCAATAATTCGGCCTTGAATCCTCTGCCAGCCGCTTCCAATTCCTCTTCGACAGTGCTTATTACGTCAGAACCATCCAGTATCCCCTCTTTAACCGCTAACAACTCTTTGACGGCTACTGGCTATTTGAACTCAACTGCTACTTCAACTAGCACTACTACCCCAACAGCTGCATTTGAAAACATCAAGGTTTACGACACTCTATCTGACTCCCAAACTTCTACTGATCCAAACCACTGGTTCGTCATTATCGCTGAACTATCGGTCTCCCAAGGTTTCTCCGGTGATTTGTACCTAACCGTTCCAGAACAATTTGGTAATTTCCCAGAAGGTACTTTCGATGTTCTAGCAGACAAAACACCAATTGGTACTGTATCCTATAATGACTCCAAGATCTTCACTGTAAGCTTTGACAATGTTGATGCTGATTACGATGGttctttcaacttcttggcaCAACTTGAAGATAAGCCATCCAGTCCAACTACCGTTGCATACACTTTTGACGTCTCTTCGGGACCATCCTTCGTCTCTTCCGTTACTTACGCTCCAAAAAGTACTACCTTGTCAACTGTGAGCACCGGTGTTGACTCTACTGGCCGTCCATACTTTGCTTTGGATATCCCATACACTGAATACCCCGGtgatttggaatttttGTCTTATGCCGAAGATAACTACTTATTCGATGACCACTATTTCCAAATCGTTCTTGAAACTGATAGCTTCAATAACCCAATTCGCGTATCAAACATTACCGCTGGTACAGACAACTCTGATGACTCCACCATTTCTTACTCCTTCAACTCTAACGTCTCTGGTGGTCAAGCATTCCGTATTATCTACTACTTGTCTGTCGACAATTCTACTACTGCCGTTAAGAACAGTGCACAATTGCGTTACCCAACTTTGTCCTTCTACAAGAGAGACATCTCTATTATCTTCGACACAATTGACTATTTGAAGCCAGTTGCAAACATCGACATCTCATCTGGTAACACAATTAGCGTTCTAACAAACAGCcaaagcagcagcatcaaCTCTACAAACACAACTACAAGCAGTGTCGCCCCAGTAACGAGTAGCATTACTTCCTTGTATCCAAATGTTACTTCAACTGCTGCACCATACAACAATGGATCTTTAACATTTACTGTTATTACCAGAACCGACGACGGTGTAGTATCTGAGCTAACTGAATTAGTGCCTGTCTCTACACAAGCAACTACCAACAGCTCATCCACCGCCTTTGACATAACTGCAACTGATGATTTAACCGCCGCCACTGAAGCATTAACTTCCGCTCCACCAAGTTCTACTATTCAAACTAGTGTAAGAACAGGTTTGAAGACTAGAACATTGTCTGGTGAAGAAACCGAAATTGGTTCCCTCGTTCCAGTGGGTACATTGGATATTTCCCAGGAGGATATTGCTAAGAAGACTGAGGCTTACGAAAGTACTGCTACCAGTCCAGAAGAGGTTTCTACCTTCTTGGGATTATTGGGCGCATCTACTTCTACCGGAAAACCTCGTTCTATCGCAACTCAATACTCAGGTTATGCAAACCGTATTCAACAACAAGGACTTGGAAGTCTAGCAGTTGCTCTTTTAGCACTCCTGTTGTGA